One genomic window of Vespula pensylvanica isolate Volc-1 chromosome 12, ASM1446617v1, whole genome shotgun sequence includes the following:
- the LOC122633287 gene encoding protein abnormal spindle isoform X1: MFFQINVTPESKKDTKSFDSGTNDLHFTLVLGPFQPQTRITMETFVNTTVQCYLTIKNISNKALTITVTKKPDEDRYIDLDISHATIQSNSNAVISIKWSPKKVGCWRDVLQFTDSRRIKYDVAIITTAKNSTTKCNKQQPLIPLSSRQLTNRNRKTYEEKKISRNKSTYQESFSSFDKQIKKDVSRLQSIQNEENIANMCMNYKHTTESFKKECDNIFSKKNSDEFLKFIDSSAFNLTVVNTDQKLSNNKKEFVNQMQSIASIISEDIEIRRETYVKETAHSKSISITDRKEIYEDSLSPQVLNNSSEFSILMNNLALEPTNILETSSNQHRTSTKDTFICNNYTDNCVETMSVQTDGNGTYNLSPTLSINSISNQNLNSVSNRSLDLSIRTQNLELWQPKQLSENFNSSSPIKSLKNEWANTPCTGVLPSSSPIPSTSNFNIKQYSTKYKDSATVKDVLEADLWVKANNNHKTKMEIRRNIDFGTTVQERFISTSENVTLNKTQTFDTEKSSGICIEISPPKRYFHTKTLSRKVSPKKYGQYGKEKSMHKGIIKKKVYSNTPTKKNVNVSIPGVRISKLSLANVIKKKTLDIAPDRSKENNSKFQDTDNLFTKFCNPDPFAACVTEDPFLSSTMYYDEKWVCNQEITFKKWLNALLSPPEDLNTDIETSCIDIGKVWQSCKLLENSILAETKEALSARYHTDLRLNALRKAANAMYRKKEIVHVLSRTTVCVEKGILTIRLDRDLHRDIGLQKEMLELFLSYNPLWLRIGLETIYGENIPLHSNNDLVGLTRFILTRFFSDPFLKKSYPNAYHRKQQHTTFITQMNKFMLKKFLFLVYFLDYSKINKLIRHDPCLFHKKANIKDSRGILLAFSREVLSGIGDLTKVLRSYEYVVSYKQTYLDEFDYAVTSIQSDLRDGVRLCRVMELISGRSDLTRQCRMPTISRLQKIHNVDIALKALLQCSYVLTGNIDARSIADGHREKTLSLLWQIIYKYQAPRFEKAAQCIQNWWRAVLWYVRIRNYTRTYKNNAACIIQRAWRRTLTRRKLILLKEEYIRKLQRKEKAVRFLQNKWRHSIRGIRDRRRFLLIRSATIKLQKWWKRIHECRLDVQDFQNKREASIVIQRQWRALKEMRVQRVTYINMRIACIVIQTYWRATLLMKFDHMNYLKYRNTVVFIQNRWKFKKMYDKIKKERCKELKAIHTIEIWWKSILIMRHERNNFVIMKDAANIIKRWWIAVLQEKKYQTVHRSAVIIQKYWRKTLARNEYLKKKVAVVKIEAWYKCIMVKRIIHRNILKIKNAAICIQRWWKNINITQKQRNNYLELRKATISLQKRWRTLVLSRSIRQQYLSKKRACIVIQTWWRMIKTKQQYKYLLHKRNIAAIILQRKWRSTLLMKQEQREYKKLKLCTIKVQKHWRALQSAKREYYKFCALKSATIYVQRLFRANKISCHIRQSYVRLRQSTIVIQSYWRMKVAYKRFITKKRAALTIQAHWRAYVIGKKVYLNYELLKFVTIKVQRRYRSIKISRKLAQEYDALRKATIWLQVKWRAKLIARAQRNELRMYHSAAKTIQNWWWQILFIKKCKFIDFKDKKEGQDLLQFTVRQMYSSIIISVIKIQRWWRNIREKRLYYEKRIRAASIIQKWWITILRTKKKTLAATIIQAAWKGYRIRQKESVHMSEVRQRLKTATITASPHATLAHRYQQSIDILKKFNKIGQLSMCLASLGLITRLSPKECITLCEHNLVDNIYETYVKSNRSLPWAIVCLRATDILITLAKFPPTRSYVCMPRYALPTVKLLHDKLDHEELSLHVATLMWLLIKEEEYKKALTCSQSIWLLNSIYKKIIKGKDKLAHYSEILRKQTNLFPSSKPDWSLFHKQLRIFTTIENAITAILEQLDIKEHLS, encoded by the exons ATGTTTTTTCAG ATTAATGTTACACCAGAAAGTAAAAAGGACACAAAGTCCTTTGATAGCGGCACTAATGACTTACATTTTACTTTAGTATTAGGACCATTTCAACCTCAAACGAGGATAACAATGGAAACTTTTGTAAACACAACTGTACAGTGTTATTTGACtataaagaatataagtaataaagcTTTAACT ATAACAGTTACAAAGAAACCGGATGAAGATCGATATATAGATTTAGATATATCTCATGCAACGATCCAAAGTAATAGCAATGCAGTAATATCTATCAAATGGTCTCCTAAGAAAGTTGGTTGTTGGCGAGATGTCTTGCAATTCACAGATAGTCGGCGAATTAAATATGATGTAGCAATTATAACTACTGCTAAAAATTCTACAACAAAATGTAATAAACAACAGCCTTTAATACCTCTATCATCAAGACAATTAACAAATAGGAATAGAAAAAcatatgaagaaaagaaaatatccagaaataaaagtacataCCAAGAAAGCTTTTCAAGCTTTgataagcaaataaaaaaggatgtTTCAAGATTGCAAAGTATTCAAAATGAAGAGAATATTGCAAATATGTGTATGAATTATAAACATACAAcagaatcttttaaaaaagaatgtgataatattttttcaaagaagaatTCTGATGAATTTTTAAAGTTTATTGATTCTAGTGCTTTTAATTTAACTGTTGTAAATACAGATCAAAAACTttctaataacaaaaaagagtTTGTAAATCAGATGCAAAGCATTGCCTCCATTATTTCagaagatatagaaatacGTAGAGAAACATATGTGAAGGAAACTGCACATTCCAAAAGTATTTCTATTacagatagaaaagagatatatgaAGATTCATTATCACCACAAGTTCTAAATAATTCATCAGAATTTTCAATCTTAATGAATAATCTTGCTTTGGAACCTACTAATATATTGGAAACTTCATCAAATCAGCATAGAACTTCAACAAAGGATACattcatttgtaataattatacagaTAATTGTGTAGAAACAATGTCTGTTCAAACTGATGGAAATGGAACATATAATCTAAGTCCCACACTATCAATTAATAGTATATcaaatcaaaatttaaatagTGTGTCAAATAGATCATTAGATTTATCTATTAGAACACAAAATCTTGAATTATGGCAACCAAAACAATTAtctgaaaattttaatagttCGTCGCCGattaaatctttgaaaaatgaatgGGCTAATACTCCTTGCACAGGAGTGCTACCTTCATCTTCACCAATTCCAAGTAcatcaaattttaatataaagcaatattctacaaaatataaagattCAGCAACTGTAAAAGATGTCTTAGAAGCAGATTTATGGGTCAAAGCTAATAATAACCATAAAACAAAGATGGAAATACGTAGGAACATTGATTTTGGAACTACTGTTCAGGAAAGATTTATAAGTACATCGGAAAATGTAACATTAAACAAAACACAAACTTTTGATACAGAAAAATCATCAGGAATTTGTATAGAAATATCACCTCCTAAACGATATTTTCATACTAAGACATTATCACGTAAGGTATCACCAAAAAAATATGGACAAtatggaaaggaaaaatctATGCATAAgggaattattaaaaaaaaagtttactcAAACACTCCCactaaaa aaaatgtaaatgtatCAATACCAGGAGTTAGAATCAGTAAACTATCATTGGCAAAtgtgattaagaaaaaaactcTTGATATAGCACCAGATCGatccaaagaaaataattctaaatttcAAGACacagataatttatttactaaaTTTTGTAATCCTGATCCATTTGCAGCATGTGTTACAGAAGATCCATTTCTTAGTAG taCTATGTATTATGATGAAAAATGGGTGTGCAATCAAGagattacatttaaaaaatggtTAAATGCATTATTATCTCCACCTGAGGACTTGAATACCGACATAGAAACAAGTTGTATTGACATTGGCAAAGTATGGCAATCATGTAAACTGttagaaaattcgattttagCTGAAACTAAAGAAGCTCTTTCAGCAAG ATATCATACCGATTTACGTTTGAATGCATTACGAAAAGCTGCAAATGCTATGTAccgcaaaaaagaaatagttcaTGTGTTATCGCGTACAACCGTTTGTGTAGAAAAGGGAATATTGACTATAAGATTGGATCGTGACTTGCATAGAGATATtg gattacaaaaagaaatgctggaattatttttaagttatAATCCATTATGGCTAAGAATTGGATTAGAAACTATCTATGGCGAAAATATACCATTACATTCTAACAACGATTTGGTTGGTCTTACGAGATTTATTCTCACAAGATTCTTTTCTGatccttttttaaaaaaaagttatccAAACGCTTATCATAGAAAACAACAACACACGACATTCATAActcaaatgaataaatttatgttaaaaaagtttctttttttagtttactTCTTAGATTATTCTAAGATTAATAAACTTATTCGCCACGATCCATgcttatttcataaaaaagcaaatattaAAGATAGCAGAGGCATCCTGTTAGCTTTTTCTCGAGAAGTCTTAAGTGGTATTGGTGATCTTACCAAGGTTTTGAGATCATATGAATATGTTGTGTCATATAAGCAAACGTATTTAGATGAATTTGATTATGCTGTAACAAGTATTCAAAGTGATTTACGAGATGGTGTCAGACTTTGCCGAGTTATGGAATTAATCAGTGGACGGTCGGATTTAACGCGCCAATGCAGAATGCCGACGATTTCACGTTTACAAAAGATACACAATGTTGATATTGCTTTGAAAGCACTTTTACAATGTAGCTATGTTTTAACTGGTAACATTGATGCAAGAAGTATTGCTGATGGACATAGAGAAAAaacattatcgttattatggcaaattatatacaaatatcaaGCACCAAGATTCGAAAAAGCTGCACAATGTATACAAAACTGGTGGCGTGCTGTACTGTGGTATGTTCGTATAAGGAATTATACacgaacatataaaaataatgcagCTTGTATTATACAGCGAGCATGGAGAAGAACATTGACTAGAAGAAAACTGATccttttaaaagaagaatatataagaaaattacaaagaaaagagaaagctgTTCGATTCTTACAAAACAAATGGAGACATTCAATACGTGGTATTCGCGATCGTAGAAGATTTTTACTTATTAGGTCGGCTAcaataaaattgcaaaaatGGTGGAAACGAATACACGAATGTAGATTAGATGTTcaagattttcaaaataaacggGAAGCTTCGATCGTTATACAGAGACAGTGGCGAGcattaaaagaaatgagagtACAGAGAGTGACTTATATTAACATGAGAATTGCATGTATTGTAATTCAAACATATTGGCGAGCAACgcttttaatgaaatttgaccatatgaattatttaaaatacagaAATACTGTTGTCTTTATTCAGAATAGatggaaatttaaaaaaatgtatgataaaataaagaaagaacgatgCAAAGAATTAAAGGCTATTCATACAATAGAAATATGGTggaaaagtattttaattatgagacatgaaagaaataatttcgtgaTTATGAAAGACGCTGCTAATATAATTAAGAGATGGTGGATAGCCGTtctgcaagaaaaaaaatatcaaactgTGCACAGATCTGCTGTTATTATTCAAAAGTATTGGAGGAAAACATTAGCgagaaatgaatatttaaaaaaaaaagtagctGTTGTGAAAATAGAAGCATGGTATAAATGCATTAtggtaaaaagaattattcatagaaatattttaaaaattaagaatgcTGCAATATGTATACAACGGTGgtggaaaaatattaatattactcaaaagcaacgaaataattatttagaacTTCGCAAAGCAACGATATCATTGCAAAAGCGGTGGCGTACTTTAGTTCTTTCCCGATCAATTAGACAGCAATATCTATCTAAAAAAAGAGCATGTATAGTAATTCAGACTTGGTGGAGAATGATTAAAACTAAACAACAATATAAGTATTTGCTACATAAACGGAACATAGCAgcaattatattacaaaggAAATGGCGTTCTACATTGTTGATGAAGCAAGaacaaagagaatataaaaaattaaaattatgtacaataaaagtacaaaaacATTGGCGAGCTTTACAAAGTGctaaaagagaatattacaAATTCTGTGCTCTGAAATCTGCTACTATTTATGTACAACGTTTATTTAGAGCTAATAAAATTAGTTGTCATATTAGACAATCGTATGTCCGCTTGCGGCAAAGTACAATCGTTATACAATCATATTGGAGAATGAAAGTAGCATACAAAAGATTCATTACCAAGAAACGAGCAGCTTTAACAATACAGGCCCATTGGCGAGCGTATGTTATAGGCAAAAAAGTCTATTTAAATTATGAACTATTGAAATTTGTAACAATTAAAGTACAGCGTCGTTAtagatcaattaaaattaGCAGAAAACTTGCTCAGGAATATGATGCTTTAAGAAAAGCTACTATATGGCTGCAAGTTAAGTGGAGGGCTAAATTAATAGCAAGAGCACAGAGAAATGAATTAAGAATGTATCACTCTGCTGCTAAAACAATTCAAAACTGGTGGtggcaaattttatttataaaaaaatgtaaatttattgattttaaagataaaaaggaaggacAAGATCTTTTACAATTTACTGTGCGACAAATGTATagtagtataataatttcagttataaaaattcaaagatgGTGGAGAAATATACGTGAAAAACGTTTATATTATGAAAAGCGAATTCGTGCAGCTAGTATAATTCAAAAATGGTGGATTACTATTTtaagaactaaaaaaaaaacattagcAGCTACAATTATACAAGCTGCATGGAAAGGGTATCGAATAAGGCAAAAAGAATCTGTTCATATGTCAGAAGTACGGCAAAGATTAAAAACGGCCACAATAACAGCATCACCACATGCAACATTAGCACATCGTTATCAACAATCAATTgatatacttaaaaaattcaacaagATTGGTCAACTCTCAATGTGTCTTGCTTCATTag GTCTGATAACTAGATTATCACCAAAGGAGTGCATTACTTTATGTGAGCATAACTTGGTTGACAATATTTATGAAACATATGTTAAAAGTAATAGATCATTACCTTGGGCAATAGTCTGTTTACGAGCAACAGATATACTTATTACACTTGCTAAGTTTCCACCAACAAGGAGTTATGTCTGCATg CCAAGATATGCATTACCAACAGTAAAACTACTACATGATAAATTGGATCACGAAGAGTTATCTTTACATGTAGCAACACTAATGTGGTTACtcataaaagaggaagaatataAGAAG GCACTTACATGTTCACAGTCCATCTGgttattaaattctatatataaaaaaattattaaaggaaAAGACAAGCTTGCACACTACtcagaaatattaagaaagcAAACTAACTTATTTCCAAGTTCTAAACCTGATTGGTCACTTTTCCATAAACAACTTCGTATATTTACAACCATTGAGAATGCTATAACAGCAATACTTGAACAACTGGACATAAAAGAACATTTATCTTGA